A stretch of Aphelocoma coerulescens isolate FSJ_1873_10779 chromosome 1A, UR_Acoe_1.0, whole genome shotgun sequence DNA encodes these proteins:
- the LOC138103795 gene encoding suppressor of cytokine signaling 1-like has protein sequence MIRGRPDDLHNTHTTVPRLQRQHRSVLPSPAPPGLPDRFRMFRSCEWEVLERSLNILQASDFYWGPLSVGEAHAKLQREPVGTYLVRDSSQGNCLFSLSVRMPTGPVSLRISFQEGYFRLKNWFSDCVVRLLELVVAGTRNNPLHFDEMGGTPLVFSEPLCRSRRAVPTLRELCCRSLPAGAMTGDRARLGASLGMCLREEVFSPLDRRGGSEGSVGPSPSLSWAGR, from the coding sequence atgatcagagggagGCCAGATGATCTGCACAACACACACACCACTGTTCCTCGTCTGCAAAGGCAGCATCGGAGCGTTCTCCCCAGCCCCGCGCCACCTGGCTTGCCCGATCGTTTCCGGATGTTTCGCAGCTGCGAGTGGGAAGTCCTGGAGCGATCCCTCAATATCCTCCAGGCCAGTGACTTCTACTGGGGCCCCTTGTCTGTGGGGGAGGCTCATGCCAAGCTCCAGCGGGAGCCTGTAGGCACCTACTTGGTGCGGGACAGCTCGCAGGGGAACTGCTTGTTCAGCCTGAGCGTGCGGATGCCCACGGGGCCCGTCAGCCTTCGAATCTCTTTCCAGGAGGGCTATTTCCGCCTCAAGAACTGGTTTTCAGACTGTGTGGTCcggctgctggagctggtggtAGCGGGGACCCGGAACAACCCCTTGCACTTTGATGAGATGGGGGGAACTCCCCTGGTCTTCTCTGAGCCCTTGTGCCGGAGCCGCCGGGCAGTGCCAACGCTGCGAGAACTGTGCTGTCGGAGCCTCCCTGCCGGTGCCATGACGGGGGACAGAGCACGACTGGGGGCCTCCTTGGGCATGTGTCTGAGGGAAGAGGTGTTCTCACCCCTGGACAGAAGGGGAGGGTCAGAGGGGAGCGTTggtcccagcccctctctgtcctgggctgggagatga